The window CCCAGCttgagcagggaggagaagatgcCAAGGAtgttgctctgcagctcctgggccaTCGGTGCCAGCTGCTTGCTGGCTCGGTCCACGTAggtcctgggggggggggggaggagaggcagtggGTGAGGGGGTGGTCGAGGGGTAGCCGAGGGGCACCCTCTggcccccctcctcctcctccatacTCGGCCTTGCTGCGCATCTCCTCCACTTGCAGCTTCTGGGGCAAGTCCTTGGTCACGAAGTCGGAGAAGGACTGGAAGTGGCGGCTGAAGAAGTCGTCCAGGGCCGGAGGAGCTTCCGTGTCGGCGTCGGAGGTCTCTCGCCTCACCatggcagcctgcaggcagccggcgcagagcagcagcagggaggccaCCAGCACCTTCATGGCTGCGGCGCTGCGGGAAGGGCTCGGCGGTGCTTGGgttgccccagggctctgctgtcccctcctgccccgTGGCAGCCTCCCCCGACCCTGCCCCCTTATTGCCACcgtgtccctgctgagcccaTCCCCGCCGTGTCCCAGCCCACGGAGTCTCAGTCCTGCTTcttccccacagccctgccccactgctccctgcctcaTCCCACCCCACGGCCACGTCCCAGCgcggagcagaggcagcagggagcagggaggccaCCAGCACCTTCATGGCTGCGGGGCTGAGGGAACAGCCCCGGGGGTGGTTGGGTTGCCCcatggctctcctgcccctctgccccatgGCATCCTCAGCCCTGCGCTGTTACTGCcacagtgtccctgctgagcccaTCCCTGCCATGTCCTACCCCACCGAGTCTcagtcctgctcctgccccacagccctgccctgctgctcccagctcatGCCCATGCCACAGCCATGTCCCAGCCCTGTGGCTCCACTGGCAccatcctgctctgctcctgtcccatccccatcctgcctgggcactgcgtgccagctgctgctcacctgggcaGGACTCTGAGGTGCCCCTTTCTGGGGCTGCTTTTATCCCGGTGGGCAGCTCCCGCCCCTGGGCCGGGGGGGCCGTGCCAGTGTCCACCACAGCCTGAGCAAACACGGTGGGGGTAAGGGTCGCTGTGGGGTACTGCCCCTCCTCGTCCTTGCCAGGCTGGCCCTGGACCCTAGGGTCTTGTCCCTGTGTCCCCAAGGCTCCACGCCCCCAGGCAGGACACGAGGTGTGGGTGACGATGGCCCAGGGACCGCAGCTGGAGGGGGTCACACCCGGGGCTCAGGGCTGCCCCAGCCGGGCACTTGCCTGCTGACCCCGCAGCAGCCCGCGGGAGCCCTGTGACCTGCAGTAGCCCCACGCAGTGGCCTTGTGGCACGTTGGTGTCCCCGGGCACAaggtggcagctggcagagccactCCAGGGCCACCCccaacccacccccccacccccggctCTGCCAGATGCCACCTCTTCTACCGGAGCCCACGGATGGCTCCCGGTTCGGCGAGGCCACCCCGAGGGGCTGCAAACCGCATCCCAcccccactcctcctcctcctcggcaCCCCCGGGGCGAAGGTCGTCGCCCGCTTATCGCTGACCCTCGGCCGCCAACACGACGCCGTGACTCAGCGCGGGGGCTGGGCGGCGGCGGCTGGCACCGCGGGGTCCCCGAGGGGGCGTCCGTGGCGAGGGACCCTGCGGGCAACCTGCCCCGGGGCCAGGAGCCAGCGCTGGCAGCGTTTGGGGACGGCTAAAGGGCAGCTGGGCGGCACCGGGGAGCAAAACCTCTCGGTTCTCCGGTGGAGGCCACTGCGGTCCCGTCCCCTGCAAGCCCCTGCCCACGTCAGCCCTTTCCAGGAAAGCTGCTGGTGacggcagcagggacagggacggGGACAGGGACGGGGGGTGCTGGGGACACGGGACAAGGGATGTGGCACCGGGGACGTGGggcaaggaggggacacagatcAGGCGAAACAGAGGGCACACCGGCCACGGGCAAGGACACAGGGAGGGGGACGGGGACGAGGCGGGACACGGACACGGAGGAAAATTGGGGCACAACCGGGAGGTCCGGGGATGTGGGGAGGGCACACGGGGCAGTGCGGGACACGAGTGGGGCCAGGCGTGCAGGGAGGACGCGAGCAAAGAGGACACGGAGGGACACGGGACGGGAGCAGGGAAGAAGCACCCGGGGGGAGGCGTGAGGACAGCAGGGGACACGTGGCTCGGAACGCGGCGACCCCGGAACGGTTGTGAAGCGGGGCCGGGGGGGCTGCGGAGCACTGTCCCGCAGCGCCCCGCCCGAGCGGGCTCAGCCAATGAGCGGCCGAGCGCTGCCCGGGCTCAAGATGGCGGCGGCGGCTTCAAGCCTGGCGGAGCTGCTTCCGGCGGCGGTGGCCGCGATGGCGGCGGCCGGCGGGGACGGGGGGGGCGGGCGGCAGCGGTGAGAGCCGGGCCGGGCCATGGGCAACTTGCTGGGCCCCGCCGCGCCCCGGGCCCCGCGCCGCGGGGAGCCGCtcggcagccctggcagcttcGATGAGCTGCACCGGCAGTGCAAAGGTGAGGCCGGCGGCGCCCGGGGGTCACCGAGACCCGGGGGTCACCGGGGCCCAGACGAGGCACCGTAAAGCGAGGGGGACAGCGGGGCCGGAGGGCAGCGGGGCTGGGGAGACAccgagggtgggggggggggacagacaCTGCGCGCAGCGGAGCGGGGGAGGGAGGCGTCGAGAGCGGGAGAGCGCCTGGGCGGTGCGGGGGGGACGAGCTGGGACCGGGGCGGGGGGGCGGGGAGGCATCGGGGGTCGGCCCCTGGGTGGCACCGGGAGCAGGGGAATGGCCCCCGGAGGGGGGGGGCTTTGGCCCGAGGAGAGGGGGGCGGCAGCGCTGTCGCCgctcagccccaactctgccccCGCTCTGCCCTCCGCTgtcccctgctgcccccctctgcccctcccggTGTCCCCTCGGTGTccccccctctgcccctcccggTGTCCCCTCGGTGTCTCCTCGGTGtcccccctctgcccctcccggTGTCCCCTCGGTGTCCCCTCGGTAtcccccctctgcccctcccggTGTCCCCTCGGTAtcccccctctgcccctcccggTGTCCCCTCGGTGtccccctctgcccctcccggTGTCCCCTCGGTGtcccccctctgcccctcccggTGTCCCCTCGGTGtcccccctctgcccctcccggTGTCCCCTCGGTGtcccccctctgcccctcccggTGTCCCCTCGGTGTccccccctctgcccctcccggTGTCCCCTCGGTGTccccccctctgcccctcccggTGTCCCCTCGGTGTccccccctctgcccctcccggTGTCCCCTCGGTGTccccccctctgcccctcccggTGTCCCCTCGGTGTcccccctctgcccccccccgATGTCCCCTCGGTGtcccccctctgccccctcccgaTGTCCCCTCGCTGCCCTCACTGTGCCCCACGCTgtcccctgctgcccccctctgcccctcccggTGTCCCCTCgctgccctctgcccccccACGCTGCCCCCCCGCTGTCCCCTGCTGCCCCCACGCTGTCCCCTGCTGCCCCCACGCTGTCCCCTGCTGCCCCCACGCTGTCCCCTGCTGCCCCCACGCTGTCCCCTGCTGCCCCCACGCTGTCCGTGTCGCCCCCACGCAGAGGTGTTCCCGCAGCAGATGGAGGGGGTGAAGCTGATCGTCAACAAGACCCTGAGCAGCCACTTCCAGGTCAGAGGGACACGCAGGGGAcccgcggggggggggggttgggggggctggaggggtgAGGGTGACCCCACGCTGCCGGGGGGTGCTGCTGTCACCCCCCCTTGGGCTGCCCCCCAGGCTGATCTGCTGTGCCCACAGGTGACACACACAGTCCACATGAGCAGCCTTGGCCCCTCCAACTACCACTTCAATGCCACCTTCGTGGGTGACaaacagctcagccccagcgaGGTGAGCcccggggggctgggggggcctGAGGCCACTGCTGGCCTGGTGGCCTGAGGGTGGCCCTGGAGTGCCCTGAGGGTGGCCCTGGAGTGCCCTGAGGGTGGCCCTGGGGGGACCTGAGGccactgctgggctggtggcCTGAGGGTGGCCCTGGAGTGCCCTGAGGGTGGCCCTGGAGTGCCCTGAGGGTGGCCCTGGGGTGCCCTGAAGGTGGCCCTGGGGTGGCCTGAGAGTGGCCCTGGAGTGCCCTGAAGATGGCCCTGAGGTGGCCTGAGGGTGGCCCTGGGGTGGCCTGAGAGTGACCCTGGGGTGGCCTGAGAGTGGCCCTGAGGTGCCTTGAAGGTGGCCCTGAGGTGGTCTGTGAGTGGCCCTGGGGTGCCCTGAAGGTGGCCCTGGGGTGCCCTGAAGGTGGCCCTGGGGTGCCCTGAAGGTGGCCCTGAGGTGGCCTGAGAGTGACTCTGGGGTGGCCTGAGAGTGGCTCTGTGGGGACCTGGGGGGACCTAAGAgtggctctggggggacctgaggccactgctgggctgctggcctGAGGGTGGCCCTGGCGAGACCTGAGAGTGGCCCTGGGGTGGCCTGAAGTTGGCCCTGGGGGGACCTGAGGGCACTGCTTGGGTGGTGCCCTGAGGTGACCTAAGAGTGTCCCTGAGGTGACCCAAGAGTGGCTCTGCAGTGAGCTAAGGGTGGCCCTGAGGTGCCCTGGACCACCAAGCAGGGTGGGTGGCATCTGGGCTGCGAAGGAGGTGCCAGCCTGCGTCTCAGATGCAGGCAGAGGGGCACGGGGGGGGGTGTCCCTTtgccccctgcccaccccagcagctgcccctcccctgtGTCCCCAGGTGTTCCCCACGCTGGTTGGGGACATGGACAACAGTGGCAGCCTCAATGCCCAGGTGCTGCACCTGCTGGCCGAGCGCATCCGCACCAAAGCTGTCTtccaggtgggtgctgggggggcgGTGCCCGGCGGCCGCTGGCAGCggtgggcagggctgcaggacccGCGGTGGTGCCCTCCCCCTTGCAGACTCACCAGGCCAAGTTCGTCACCTGGCAGTTCGACGGCGAGTACCGAGGGGACGACTGCACTGCCACCctcaccctgggcaaccctgaCCTGCTCGGGCAGTCCGgtgagcagggcagtgcccacctGGGCCGCCGGGCACCGGGTGGCAGCGCAGCGAGGGTGGAGCTGTCCTTCCGCTGGCCCCAGCGTCATCCTGGGGGGCACTGTCcctctgctgtccctgggggtggcaCTGTCTCTGTGCCATCCCTGGTGGGGTGGCACTGTCTCTGTGCTAACCCTGGTGGGGTGGCACTGTCCCTCTGTGTCCCTGCGGGTGGCACTGTCTCTGTGCTAACCCTGGTGGGGTGGCACTGTCCCTCTGTGCCATCCCTGGTGGGGTGGCACTGTCTCTGTGCTAACCCTGGTGGGGTGGCACTGTCCCTCTGTGCCATCCCTGGTGGGGTGGCACTGTCTCTGTGCTAACCCTGGTGGGGTGGCACTGTCCCTCTGTGTCCCTGCGGGTGGCACTGTCTCTGTGCTAACCCTGGTGGGGTGGCACTGTCTCTGTGCTAACCCTGGTGGGGTGGCACTGTCCCTCTGTGTCCCTGTGGGTGGCACTGTCTCTGTGCTAACCCTGGTGGGGTGACACTGTCCCTCTGTGTCCCTGTGGGTGGCACTGTCTCTGTGCTAATCCTGGTGGGGTGGCACTGTCCCTCTGTGTCATCCCTGGTAGGGTGGCACTGTCTCTGTGCCATCCCTGGTGGGGTGGCACTGTCCCTCagccgtccctgggggtggcaCTGTCTCTATGCTGTCCCTGGTGAGGTGACACTGTCTCTGTGCCATCCCTGATGGGGTGGCACTGTCCCTCagccgtccctgggggtggcaCTGTCTCTATGCTGTCCCTGGTGAGGTGACACTGTCTCTGTGCCATCCCTGATGGGGTGGCACTGTCCCTCagccgtccctgggggtggcaCTGTCTCtatgctgtccctgggggtggcaCTGCCCCTCAGCCATCCCGTGGGGGTGGCACTGTCCCTCTGCTGTCCCCACAGTCATCCTGGTGGCACAtttcctgcagagcctcaccccCCGCctggtgctggggggggagTTGGTTTACCACCGGCGCCCTGGCGAGGAGGGTGCCATCCTGACCCTGGCAGGCAAATACACAGGTaggcagctgccctggggcaccgTGGGCACAGCCACCAATGCTGCCCCCCACCCCGGGGTGGAGGTGAGGGGTGGATAGGTGCCACCCtggctcccctctcccccctgcttcgccctctgccttccagctcaCAAGTGGGTGGCGACGCTGAACGTGGGCTACGGCGGTGCCCATGCCAGCTACTACCACCGAGCCAACGAGCAGGTGAGGGTGCCCCTGTGCCCGGcccgtgccccccccccccccccgcggtgccctgctgctgacccttcccacccctgcaggTGCAGGTCGGGGTGGAGCTGGAGGCCAACACTCGGCTGCAGGACACAACCTTCGCCTTCGGCTACCAACTCAGCCTGCCCCAAGGCAACGTCGTCTTCAGAGGTGAGCAGGGAGAGCTTGGCCGTGCCCACCGCCAGCCCTGGCACCGCGGGCGGCTGCTCactccctgccccccctcctcGCAGGGCTCCTGGACAGTAACTGGAGCGTCGGGGGcgtgctggagaagaggctgcccccccTGCCCGTCAGCCTGGCGCTCGGTGCCTTCCTCAACCACTGGCGGAATCGCTTCCACTGCGGCTTCAGCGTCACCGTGGGCTGAGGGGGGGGCCGCGGGCGCCACCATCCTGCTCAGGGAGCCGCTGTGCTGTGCCACCCAGGTGCCAGCCGGGCCTTGCTCTCGTGCCACGGTGCCAGGGGAGCCCGTGGAGGGCGGGGGAGGGTTTGCCCCCTCGCGGCTGGGGGATGCTCTGTGACAgcctccaggctgaggagctgcagccgcTGGGGCCCGTGGGGGGCATCCCTCGGCCCCGTTTTTGGCCCTCGGGGGGCATTCCTCTGCCCTGTTTTTGGCCCTTGGGGGGCATCCCTCGGCCCCGTTTTTGGCCCTCGGGGGGCATTCCTCTGCCCTGTTTTTGGCCCGTGCCACCCTCCTCACCACACTACTCTCTACCCCCgctctgccctctccctcccccgtTTCCTCCTGGTGACACAGGGCGGGGGTGGAGGGGGTGGCTCCAGGTGGTGCCCGCGGTGCCCCCGTGCCCGCGGTGCCCCTGTGCCCGTAGCCACAGAGcctggaaaaataaaagagcttTACTCTGCCTGTCAAGTGCTGTGGGCATGGATGAGCCCCCCCgtgccagggagcagggcagggcactgggcgggggggttgggctctagcTGATGATCTCGGAGAGCAGAGGAGTCATGGAGGACAGGTCCTGGATGTGCAGGATCTGCCGAGTGTTCTCCACCTTCAGCGTCTGCAGCtcggtcagcagcagcagcagcttggcatagaggagcctgggcagggcacagggcactCGGCTCAGGTCCTTGCGAGGGAGGGGACCGCGGCCCGGCGCTGGctgtccccacccacccccTCGGGTACCTGCCCTCGGGCATGGGGTGGCAGTGGTCGATGTAGCTCTTGAGCGtcagagcaaccttctcctggaACTGGTCGATGAAGTCTCGCTGGGTGATGCTGGCGTTGTCTAGGGGGGGCAGGGCGGGGGTCAGCGGGGCCCGGGGGCACGTCCTGATGCCACCACagatttccccccccacccccaccccaggctGTCCCTACCTGGTgtgaagagcagcatggcctgcAGCAGGACGTACTCGGCCTcatgcagctgcagcttcctcaggCTGATGTGGAACTTGAGCAGCGGCTCCAGGTAGATCTGCTGGAAGCCAGCTGCGGGCAGCGCGGCCGTCAGGCGGGGACGGACCGGGACCGGGACCGGGACCGGGACCGGGACGTGGCCGTCCCCTTGCGCCTTCCCTAGTGGCACcaatccccttcccccccttcccctcaccCAGGGCTCCGTCCTGGATGGTGTAGCAGTGCTGGCCGCACTCCCAGGCGTTGGTCTCGGCGTTGAAGACGGTGTTGAACTGGATCTGGCAGATCTCCAGCGTGGATCCCTTCAGCAGCGAGATCTGATCGTTGATGGGCAAGCtcctgctgggggagggggcaggcgtcaggggcaggggagggtggcACTTAGGGGAGGGTGGCACCTGGGGGGGGcgtctcctgcccttcctcttccccGCGGACCTGAAGGCTGGGATCTCCTTGGCGAAGCTGATGACCTGCTGGATCATGAAGGTGCTGAGGTCGGCGAAGTgaggcagcatggagaagacgTCTGGCAGCACGTCCGGGTCCAGGCAGTCCTGCTGCGGGCACGCCGAGGGCTCGCCGGGCTCCGGGGGGCTCTGCGGCTGCGGGCTGGGGATACAGAGGCGCACGGCaggctgcggcggcggcggcaccgAGCCGGGGCGTTAGCACCGAGccgaggaaggggggggggagccCCTGGGGCCGGAGGGGTCCCTGCTCACCCAGTAGTGCGTGAACTGGGAGAAGCTGGAGTCGAAGTTGCGCTGGTGGGCGGCGATGAGGATGGTGatgagctcctgctgctccgcCGTCAGCCCCGCCGGCTGCTCCCGGGCCAGCCGCCGCTGCCCGCGCAGTGCCCGCCGCTGCCGCAGCGCCTCCTCCGACATGATCACTGGGTGGGCACCGCCGGCACCGGGTGGGCACCGCTGGCATAGAGCCGTGGTCCGCTCTCTCCCTCACCTATGGCCCCGGTCACGTCTGTGGCCCCGGCCCTTGCCGTCCCTTTGTCCTCGGCCGCCCCATCGGCTCTACCCCCCCATGCCCCCCGCTGCCAGCCCACCCAGGCTGTCCTCTCCGTCTCGCATTCCTGCCCTTGGCACCGCCACACTCCCCCTCGCCCCCTACCCGCTATGTCCTTCTCCCTCTTGACCTGCGTCCCACTCCTCCCCTCCGGTCTCCCCTGCGTCCCCGCAGCCCACGTCCCGGTGCCGCCGCACTCACTGTCCTTCCGCATGCCCACGGCGAAGCACTTCTGGAGGCGGCAGGCCTGGCACTGTCGCCGCTTGGCCTTGGTGACAGCACAGCTCCGCGAGAAGGGGCAGGCAAAGTGCACGCCCTTGATGATGGAGCGCCTGGGGGCACACAGGGGTGGGCCATGGGCGCTGTCACTGCCTGCccctgagggtggcagagggacAGCAGAGGGAGCGGGGGACTGGGTGGACCAGGGTGGGGTCACCTTCAGCCCGCAAGACCTCATCACCACCGTGGCCCAAGCGtgaggtgacagcagctgccttGGCCGTGGGACCATCTGGTTCCGTCCCACCCCACTCTGTCTTCTCCTATCCCACTCTGCCCTGTCCCCTTGTCCCACCCCACCCCTCTatgtcccatcccatcccactctGCCCTGTCCCCTTGTCCCACCCCACCCCCTATggcccatcccatcccatcctgcCCTGTCCCCTTGTCCCACCCCACCCTGCTGTATCTTCTCCCATCCCAACCCATCTCATCCCGCCctgtccccttgtcctctcccaccctgccctgtcccctTATCCCACCCCACTGTGCCCTCTCCCATCCCAACTCATCCCATCCTGCCCACTTATCCCATCCCACTGTATCCTCTcccatcccaacccatcccatcctgccctgtccccttgtcctctccCACCCTACCCTGcccccttgtcccatcccacTGTGCCCTCTcccatcccaacccatcccatcctGCCCTGTCCCTTTGTCCCATCCTGTCCCATCCCACTGTGTCTTATCCCATCCCACTACATCCTTTTTTGTCACATCCTGTCCCATCTCATACTGCCCTTTCCCACCTTGTCCTGTTCCATCCCTTCTTGTTCCCCCTCCTCTGGCCTATCCCACTTCACCCCACTCCTGTCCCATCCCACCTGGTGCCCTGgcacctgccctgtgccacgGAGCAGCCCCCAGGGTGGCAGCCCCCACCTGAAGAAGCCCTTGCAGCCCTCGCAGGTCATGACATGGAAGTGGTACCCACTGGCACGGTCCCCACAGACAGCACagaccttctcctcctcccccctggGCACCTGGCGCCTTGGTagtgggcaggggctgccctcTGGGTCTGAGGGGCTCGACACGGACATGGCTGGGGACAGCACCTGGACACAGGTGACAGTGGTGGGGACAGAGCCTACAGCGTGGGTGCGTGGGGCATGGGTGTACCCCTGACACCCTGCCCCACcagtggcactgccctgcagtggCCACTGCCCCAACACCGGCTCCTGTGCCCCCTCTGCTCTTGTCACCCCTCACGGATGCAGTGTCCCCTCTGCCCTACAGCGCAGCACCCTCAGGCGCCCACCCAccgctgccacctcctgccccacCCGTGTGGCACCCCCGATGGTGGCCACTTTACCTTGGCGCCGTTACCTGGGACCTGGTGCCCACCGCTGtggctggtgcctgctgctcgCTGCCACACGGCCAGAGGCTGCCCGGGCCCCGCTCGTCCTTGTTGTCACCCAGCGGAGCCCTCTGGAGTTTGAACCTTGAACTTGAGGCTGTGGCAGGCGGGGACAGGCAGGGCGGGGCGGGGACAGGCAGGTGCGGGAATGGGGGacaggcaggaggtggcagggacaggcaggagatagcagggacaggcagacagagagggaaCAGGTAGACAGAGGGGACACAGACAGAGGGGACAGGCAGGAGATGAaggacaggcaggaggcagcagggacaggcagacagagaggggacaggcaggagatggaggacaggcagacagagaggggacaggcaggagatggcaggggcaggcagacagagaggggacaggcaggggatggaggacaggcaggagatggcaggggcaggcagacagagaggggacaggcaggagatggaggacaggcaggagatggcagggacaggcagacagagaggggacaggcaggggaTGGAGGACAGGCAGAAgatggcaggggcaggcaggggacagggacCATGGCGGTGCCACCCTGCCA is drawn from Pogoniulus pusillus isolate bPogPus1 chromosome 43, bPogPus1.pri, whole genome shotgun sequence and contains these coding sequences:
- the TOMM40L gene encoding mitochondrial import receptor subunit TOM40B is translated as MGNLLGPAAPRAPRRGEPLGSPGSFDELHRQCKEVFPQQMEGVKLIVNKTLSSHFQVTHTVHMSSLGPSNYHFNATFVGDKQLSPSEVFPTLVGDMDNSGSLNAQVLHLLAERIRTKAVFQTHQAKFVTWQFDGEYRGDDCTATLTLGNPDLLGQSVILVAHFLQSLTPRLVLGGELVYHRRPGEEGAILTLAGKYTAHKWVATLNVGYGGAHASYYHRANEQVQVGVELEANTRLQDTTFAFGYQLSLPQGNVVFRGLLDSNWSVGGVLEKRLPPLPVSLALGAFLNHWRNRFHCGFSVTVG
- the NR1I3 gene encoding nuclear receptor subfamily 1 group I member 3; this encodes MSVSSPSDPEGSPCPLPRRQVPRGEEEKVCAVCGDRASGYHFHVMTCEGCKGFFRRSIIKGVHFACPFSRSCAVTKAKRRQCQACRLQKCFAVGMRKDMIMSEEALRQRRALRGQRRLAREQPAGLTAEQQELITILIAAHQRNFDSSFSQFTHYWPAVRLCIPSPQPQSPPEPGEPSACPQQDCLDPDVLPDVFSMLPHFADLSTFMIQQVISFAKEIPAFRSLPINDQISLLKGSTLEICQIQFNTVFNAETNAWECGQHCYTIQDGALAGFQQIYLEPLLKFHISLRKLQLHEAEYVLLQAMLLFTPDNASITQRDFIDQFQEKVALTLKSYIDHCHPMPEGRLLYAKLLLLLTELQTLKVENTRQILHIQDLSSMTPLLSEIIS